The Borreliella andersonii genome has a segment encoding these proteins:
- the rplC gene encoding 50S ribosomal protein L3: MLGLIGKKVGMTQIFQKNGIVVPVTVIEFQPNYIIGKKTVDRDGYSALIAGSVDLKSSKVSKPIKGQYKSLKDIEPKRYVIELKGLDGYEAGDEIKVDVFKSVKYVDVTGVTKGKGFQGAMKRHNFSGGPSSHGSKFHRHLGGTGQATTPARTFKGTKMAGRMGGNQQTIQNLEVVLIDEEKRALLVKGAVPGAKGSFVVVKKSKK, translated from the coding sequence ATGTTGGGATTGATTGGAAAAAAAGTTGGCATGACTCAGATATTTCAGAAAAATGGCATTGTGGTTCCTGTTACTGTTATAGAGTTTCAGCCCAATTATATTATAGGGAAGAAAACAGTCGATAGAGATGGTTATAGCGCTCTTATAGCAGGTTCTGTTGATCTTAAGAGTTCTAAAGTTTCAAAGCCTATAAAAGGTCAATATAAAAGTTTAAAAGATATTGAACCTAAAAGATACGTAATAGAGCTTAAAGGGCTTGACGGGTATGAAGCTGGTGATGAGATTAAGGTTGATGTTTTTAAGTCAGTTAAGTATGTAGATGTTACAGGGGTTACCAAAGGCAAGGGTTTTCAAGGGGCTATGAAAAGGCATAATTTTAGTGGTGGGCCATCTTCTCATGGATCAAAATTTCATAGACATCTTGGTGGAACAGGGCAAGCTACTACTCCTGCAAGAACATTTAAAGGGACTAAAATGGCTGGTAGAATGGGTGGAAATCAACAAACTATTCAAAATCTTGAAGTTGTTTTAATCGATGAAGAAAAAAGAGCCCTTTTAGTAAAAGGGGCTGTGCCTGGTGCTAAGGGTTCTTTTGTTGTTGTTAAGAAATCTAAAAAGTAG
- the rplD gene encoding 50S ribosomal protein L4, which yields MERKVFSKDGKEIRTINLDDRVFNVEISHGSIYNAIKNELSNLRVGTSSTKTRSEVSGSSKKPWKQKGTGRARVGTKRNPIWIGGGIALGPKPRDYNYRLPKKVKKLAFKSVLSLRAADENSFKVIENFNIESGKTKDLALIIKNFASFNGKVVILLGNDDQMIKRAGKNIRDLKILSFNKLRVVDLFYAKNLIALESAVNKLNEFYIK from the coding sequence ATGGAAAGAAAAGTTTTTTCTAAAGATGGGAAAGAGATTAGAACTATAAATTTGGATGATAGAGTTTTTAATGTAGAAATTAGTCATGGGTCTATTTATAATGCTATAAAAAATGAGTTGTCTAATCTTAGGGTTGGAACGTCTTCAACTAAAACCAGATCAGAGGTTAGTGGTAGTTCTAAAAAACCTTGGAAGCAAAAAGGAACCGGTAGAGCTAGGGTTGGTACAAAGCGAAATCCAATTTGGATTGGCGGAGGTATAGCATTAGGGCCAAAACCTAGGGATTATAACTATAGATTGCCTAAAAAGGTAAAAAAGCTTGCATTTAAGTCTGTATTAAGTTTGCGTGCTGCTGATGAAAATAGTTTTAAAGTTATTGAGAATTTTAATATTGAATCTGGAAAAACAAAAGATCTTGCTTTAATAATAAAAAATTTTGCAAGTTTTAATGGTAAGGTGGTTATTCTTTTGGGCAATGATGATCAAATGATAAAAAGGGCTGGTAAAAATATAAGAGATTTAAAGATTTTGTCTTTTAATAAACTTAGGGTTGTTGATTTATTTTATGCTAAGAATTTAATAGCCCTAGAATCTGCTGTTAATAAGCTCAATGAGTTTTACATTAAATAA
- the rplW gene encoding 50S ribosomal protein L23, with protein MKAYDIIVSPMLTEKTNTQRESINVYVFKVNKRANKKEVSAAIKELFNVTPVSCNLLNIKSKSKVVVSRKGYPIGKGKTSSWKKAYIYLKKEDKIDIF; from the coding sequence ATGAAGGCTTATGATATAATAGTTTCACCTATGCTTACTGAAAAAACTAATACTCAAAGGGAAAGTATTAATGTTTATGTTTTTAAAGTTAATAAGAGAGCAAATAAAAAAGAGGTTAGTGCAGCAATAAAAGAACTTTTCAATGTTACTCCTGTATCGTGTAATTTGCTCAATATTAAAAGTAAATCCAAGGTTGTGGTGTCTCGAAAAGGATATCCTATAGGTAAGGGAAAGACTTCTTCATGGAAGAAGGCGTATATTTATCTCAAAAAGGAAGATAAAATAGATATTTTTTAG
- the rplB gene encoding 50S ribosomal protein L2, with amino-acid sequence MGIKTYKPKTSSLRYKTTLSFDDLSKGNDPLKSLTKGKKFKSGRDSSGKISIRRRGGGHKRKYRLIDFNRRDKFSIPARVASIEYDPNRSANIALLVYKDGEKRYIISPKGIKVGDVLESGPNAPIKIGNALPLENIPIGRTVHNIELNMGKGGQLIRSAGGYAMILASDGNYVTVKLSSGEVRLIFKKCIATIGEIGNEDYANISIGKAGKSRWLGRRPKVRGVAMNPVDHPHGGGEGKTSGGRHPVSPWGQPTKGYKTRKKKRYSDKFIIKRRNK; translated from the coding sequence ATGGGTATTAAGACTTATAAACCAAAAACTTCTTCTTTGCGTTATAAGACAACTTTATCTTTTGATGATTTGAGTAAAGGTAATGATCCTTTGAAATCTTTAACAAAAGGTAAGAAATTTAAATCGGGCAGAGATTCTTCTGGTAAGATTAGTATTAGAAGGAGAGGTGGTGGGCATAAGAGAAAGTATAGGTTGATTGATTTTAATCGAAGAGATAAATTTAGCATTCCTGCTCGAGTTGCTTCTATTGAATATGATCCTAATAGAAGTGCTAATATAGCTCTGCTTGTGTATAAAGATGGAGAAAAAAGGTATATTATTTCTCCTAAGGGCATTAAGGTTGGAGATGTTTTGGAAAGTGGTCCAAATGCCCCAATTAAAATTGGCAATGCTTTACCTCTTGAAAATATTCCTATTGGAAGAACCGTTCACAATATTGAGCTTAATATGGGAAAGGGTGGACAACTTATAAGAAGTGCTGGTGGATATGCTATGATACTTGCTTCTGACGGGAATTATGTCACTGTAAAATTATCATCTGGTGAGGTGAGATTGATTTTTAAAAAATGTATTGCAACAATTGGTGAAATTGGAAATGAAGATTATGCCAATATTTCTATAGGGAAAGCTGGTAAAAGCAGATGGCTTGGTAGAAGACCTAAGGTTAGAGGTGTTGCTATGAATCCTGTTGACCATCCACATGGTGGTGGTGAAGGAAAAACTTCTGGAGGTCGTCATCCTGTGTCTCCTTGGGGACAGCCTACTAAAGGCTATAAGACTCGTAAGAAAAAGAGATATTCAGATAAATTTATTATTAAAAGAAGAAATAAATAG
- the rpsS gene encoding 30S ribosomal protein S19: MARSIKKGPFIEKSLYQKVLSSFGSEKRVVIKTYSRSSTIIPEMVSLTISVYNGKTFIPVYITEDLVGHKLGEFSPTRIFRGHAKSDKKGRK; encoded by the coding sequence GTGGCAAGATCTATTAAAAAGGGACCTTTTATAGAAAAGAGTCTTTATCAAAAAGTTTTATCATCTTTTGGAAGTGAGAAGAGAGTTGTTATTAAAACCTACTCTAGATCTTCAACAATAATTCCTGAAATGGTAAGTCTTACTATATCTGTTTACAATGGCAAAACTTTTATACCTGTTTATATTACTGAGGATCTTGTGGGGCATAAGCTTGGTGAATTTTCACCTACAAGGATTTTTAGAGGGCATGCTAAGTCAGATAAAAAGGGAAGGAAGTAA
- the rplV gene encoding 50S ribosomal protein L22 translates to MLVNRRYTAKGKNLPSSPKKVRPIADNIRGESYIKAIAVLCSMPNKGAKLLEKVVKSAASNAMYHNKNLSEDMIFVKTVMVDDGRRRKKIWPRARGRADRLVNRNCHIFVEVDEKKDIKG, encoded by the coding sequence ATGTTGGTAAATAGAAGGTATACGGCAAAGGGCAAAAATTTACCCTCTTCTCCAAAAAAAGTTAGGCCAATAGCTGACAATATACGGGGGGAGTCTTATATTAAGGCTATTGCGGTGCTTTGCTCCATGCCTAATAAAGGAGCTAAGCTTTTAGAAAAAGTTGTTAAATCAGCAGCATCAAATGCGATGTATCACAATAAAAATCTTTCCGAAGATATGATATTTGTTAAAACAGTTATGGTTGATGATGGACGTCGTCGTAAAAAGATTTGGCCTAGAGCTAGGGGTAGGGCTGATAGGCTTGTTAATAGAAATTGTCATATTTTTGTTGAAGTTGATGAAAAAAAAGATATTAAAGGATAA
- the rpsC gene encoding 30S ribosomal protein S3, with amino-acid sequence MGQKVHPYSLRVKINKDWKSKWYFDKKLYSSILHEDFLIRREIMKFLKGIKFDISDIEIIRNNPQKVTVVIVTPRPGSVIGLKGSNLEKIGQFLTEKISKKISIKIKEVKRPELDAQIIANGIAKQVENRASYRKVLKSSLSTSMLKGAQGLKIKIAGRLGGAEIARSFEVKEGRVPLHTLRANIDYGFSEAQTTYGIIGVKVWLFKGEVLGRQTNSDAGQVINKKPFRERGDAFKNFDKTLNNREKTNEKQTKFLNKKDGLFKDEVDLLNKKKLSVSFSQERVDSNEQDIGG; translated from the coding sequence ATGGGCCAAAAAGTACATCCATATAGCTTAAGGGTAAAAATTAATAAGGATTGGAAATCAAAATGGTATTTTGATAAAAAATTGTATTCTTCAATTCTTCATGAAGACTTTTTGATAAGGCGAGAAATTATGAAGTTTCTTAAAGGGATTAAATTCGATATTTCTGACATAGAAATAATTAGAAATAATCCTCAAAAAGTAACAGTAGTAATTGTTACTCCAAGGCCTGGTTCTGTGATAGGACTTAAAGGTTCTAATCTTGAAAAGATTGGGCAATTTTTAACTGAAAAAATTTCTAAAAAGATTAGCATTAAGATTAAAGAGGTTAAAAGACCAGAGCTTGATGCTCAAATTATTGCTAATGGGATTGCAAAGCAAGTAGAAAATAGAGCGTCTTATAGAAAAGTTTTAAAATCATCTCTTTCTACCTCCATGTTAAAGGGTGCTCAAGGGTTGAAAATTAAGATTGCTGGTAGACTTGGTGGGGCAGAGATTGCTCGAAGCTTTGAAGTTAAGGAAGGTCGGGTTCCTTTGCATACTCTTAGAGCCAATATAGATTATGGATTTTCTGAAGCTCAAACTACTTATGGTATTATTGGGGTTAAGGTTTGGTTGTTTAAGGGTGAAGTTTTAGGGAGGCAAACTAATTCTGATGCTGGTCAGGTAATAAATAAAAAACCTTTTAGGGAAAGAGGTGATGCTTTTAAAAATTTTGATAAAACTTTAAATAATAGAGAAAAGACTAATGAAAAGCAAACTAAGTTTTTGAATAAAAAAGACGGGTTATTTAAAGATGAAGTGGATCTTTTAAATAAAAAAAAGCTTAGTGTTTCTTTTTCTCAAGAAAGAGTAGACTCTAATGAACAGGATATTGGAGGATAA
- the rplP gene encoding 50S ribosomal protein L16, translating into MLSPKKVKYRKKQRGRLSGEAQKGNKISFGEYGLVSLETNFITARQIEAARIAMTRKIKRGGRVWIRIFPDVPYTKKPAETRMGKGKGGVDHWNAPVKLGTVMFEMSGVVEELAQEAMSLASSKLPVKTMFVVRRDLR; encoded by the coding sequence ATGTTAAGTCCAAAAAAGGTTAAATATAGAAAGAAGCAGAGAGGAAGATTGTCTGGAGAGGCTCAGAAGGGCAATAAAATTTCTTTTGGTGAATATGGACTTGTTTCTTTGGAAACAAATTTTATTACTGCTCGTCAAATTGAGGCTGCTCGTATTGCAATGACTCGTAAAATAAAAAGAGGTGGAAGGGTTTGGATAAGAATATTTCCTGATGTTCCTTATACTAAAAAACCAGCCGAAACTAGAATGGGTAAGGGTAAAGGGGGTGTTGATCATTGGAATGCTCCTGTTAAGCTTGGTACTGTTATGTTTGAAATGTCAGGAGTTGTAGAGGAGCTTGCTCAAGAGGCTATGTCGCTTGCAAGCTCTAAGCTTCCAGTAAAAACCATGTTTGTTGTAAGGCGAGATTTGAGGTAA
- the rpmC gene encoding 50S ribosomal protein L29 encodes MLKNFKNFTLEDMKAKRLELKKEYLDLRFKSIVGHVENPLKKREIRRDIARLNTMIYEYELGIRKV; translated from the coding sequence ATGTTGAAAAATTTTAAAAATTTTACTCTTGAGGATATGAAGGCTAAAAGGCTAGAATTAAAGAAAGAATATTTGGATTTAAGATTTAAATCTATTGTTGGTCATGTTGAAAATCCTTTAAAAAAAAGAGAGATTAGGCGTGATATTGCAAGGCTTAATACAATGATTTATGAATATGAATTAGGTATTAGAAAGGTTTAG
- the rpsQ gene encoding 30S ribosomal protein S17, which yields MARENKKELIGKVVSDKMSKTIVVEIVQRKMHPIYHKYLKVSKKVKAHDEKEVSKIGDKVKIVEVRPISKDKRWSLVEVLEKLK from the coding sequence ATGGCAAGAGAAAATAAAAAAGAATTAATTGGTAAAGTTGTTAGTGATAAGATGTCTAAGACTATAGTAGTAGAAATCGTTCAGCGAAAGATGCATCCAATTTATCATAAGTATTTAAAGGTTAGTAAAAAAGTTAAAGCACATGATGAAAAAGAAGTTTCAAAGATTGGCGATAAGGTAAAAATTGTTGAGGTTCGACCTATTAGTAAAGATAAAAGATGGTCTCTTGTTGAGGTTTTAGAGAAATTAAAATAG
- the rplN gene encoding 50S ribosomal protein L14 yields MIQMQTYLTIADNTGGKVAQCIKVLGGSKRRYARIGDIITIAVKQAIPNSSVKKGDVYKAVIVRTSKEVRRKNGTYVRFDDNACVILDANLSPRGKRVFGPVARELRDANFMKVVSLASEVI; encoded by the coding sequence ATGATTCAGATGCAAACTTATTTAACAATTGCAGATAATACTGGTGGCAAGGTGGCTCAATGCATTAAGGTGCTTGGTGGCAGTAAAAGACGTTATGCCAGAATTGGGGATATAATAACTATTGCAGTAAAACAAGCAATTCCTAATTCTTCTGTTAAAAAAGGAGATGTTTATAAAGCTGTAATTGTTAGAACTTCTAAAGAAGTAAGACGGAAGAACGGAACTTATGTTAGGTTTGATGATAATGCTTGTGTGATACTCGATGCCAATTTAAGCCCTAGGGGTAAAAGAGTATTTGGACCTGTTGCAAGAGAACTTAGGGATGCTAATTTTATGAAGGTAGTATCATTAGCTTCAGAGGTTATATAG
- the rplX gene encoding 50S ribosomal protein L24, whose protein sequence is MKTKLKIGDSVKILSGKDRGKVGRIASINRKKNKVIIESCNMVKKVIKARTPQEKGRIIDKEAAVDISNVMIFVKGISSKLGIRFENNEKIRYLKKNGQRI, encoded by the coding sequence GTGAAGACAAAATTGAAGATAGGTGATAGCGTAAAAATTCTTTCTGGAAAAGATAGGGGTAAAGTGGGTAGGATTGCTAGTATAAATAGAAAAAAAAATAAAGTTATTATTGAATCTTGCAATATGGTTAAAAAAGTTATTAAGGCTAGAACACCCCAAGAAAAAGGCAGGATAATAGATAAGGAGGCCGCTGTAGATATTTCAAATGTGATGATATTTGTCAAGGGAATTTCTTCAAAATTAGGCATTAGGTTTGAAAATAATGAAAAAATAAGGTACCTTAAGAAAAATGGACAGAGGATATAG
- the rplE gene encoding 50S ribosomal protein L5 — MNYVPELKKYYKDSVIKELVKEFEYKSIMQVPKLEKIVLSVGVGEAVRNKKLLDSAVLELAQITGQKAVKTKAKKAIAGFKIRQGQEIGAKVTLRGNAMYEFLYKLIHLALPRVKDFRGINGDAFDGNGNYSFGITEQIIFSEIDYDKIERISGLNITIVTTASNDKESKALLLKFGMPFSN, encoded by the coding sequence ATGAATTATGTTCCTGAATTGAAGAAATATTATAAAGACAGTGTTATAAAAGAGCTTGTTAAGGAATTTGAATATAAGTCTATAATGCAAGTTCCCAAACTTGAGAAGATAGTACTTTCTGTAGGTGTTGGGGAGGCTGTTAGGAATAAGAAGTTATTAGATTCTGCTGTTTTAGAGCTTGCGCAGATTACTGGTCAGAAAGCTGTAAAGACAAAAGCAAAAAAAGCAATAGCCGGGTTTAAGATTAGACAAGGGCAAGAAATAGGCGCTAAAGTTACACTTAGAGGTAATGCAATGTATGAATTTTTATATAAGCTTATTCATTTAGCATTGCCAAGAGTTAAGGATTTTAGGGGAATCAATGGGGATGCTTTTGATGGTAATGGAAATTATTCTTTTGGGATAACGGAGCAAATAATATTTTCTGAGATAGACTATGATAAAATAGAGAGAATATCTGGTTTAAATATTACAATTGTGACAACAGCTTCAAATGATAAAGAAAGCAAAGCTTTGCTTTTGAAATTTGGAATGCCGTTTAGTAATTAG
- a CDS encoding type Z 30S ribosomal protein S14 encodes MAKKSMIIRALRKPKYKTRQNNRCKLCGRPRGYLRDFCMCRICFRKYASEGLIPGVSKSSW; translated from the coding sequence ATGGCAAAAAAATCAATGATTATTAGGGCTTTAAGAAAGCCTAAGTATAAAACAAGGCAAAATAATAGATGTAAGTTGTGTGGTCGTCCAAGAGGATATTTGAGAGATTTTTGTATGTGTCGAATATGTTTTAGAAAGTATGCGTCTGAAGGATTAATTCCTGGCGTTTCAAAATCAAGTTGGTAA
- the rpsH gene encoding 30S ribosomal protein S8 — MAITYSVGDMLTKLRNASRVRHGSVDLKMSNMNKSILNILKEEGYIKDFNFLEKEGIPFIRVLLKYDGKRNSVINKIDAISTPGRKIYSSYKNMPRIKNGYGILIISSSQGVITGKEAKDKKIGGELICSVW; from the coding sequence ATGGCGATTACTTATTCAGTGGGAGACATGCTAACTAAATTAAGAAATGCAAGTAGAGTTAGGCATGGATCTGTAGATTTAAAGATGTCTAATATGAATAAATCAATATTAAACATTCTTAAAGAAGAGGGTTATATCAAGGATTTTAATTTTTTAGAAAAGGAGGGAATTCCTTTTATTAGAGTTTTGCTAAAGTATGACGGCAAAAGAAATTCTGTTATAAATAAAATAGATGCCATTTCCACTCCTGGTAGAAAAATTTATTCTTCATATAAAAATATGCCAAGAATAAAGAATGGATATGGAATATTGATTATATCTTCTTCTCAAGGTGTTATTACTGGCAAGGAAGCTAAAGATAAAAAAATAGGTGGTGAGTTGATTTGCTCAGTTTGGTAG
- the rplF gene encoding 50S ribosomal protein L6, which yields MSRIGRLPIKIPDAVKVDVKDNLVIVEGIKGRLVQDIKCSINVKVENGSVIVDRVFNDKKAKAYHGLYRSLIFNMVKGVTEGFSKSLTINGIGYRVEQQGNSLFLSLGYSTQFEYVIPDGISVKLDGNTKISVEGIDKFKVGQVAAEIRSLKKPEPYKGKGIKYDNEVIRRKVGKSGVKK from the coding sequence ATGTCGCGTATTGGAAGACTTCCGATAAAGATTCCAGATGCTGTTAAGGTTGATGTTAAGGATAACTTAGTGATAGTTGAGGGCATTAAGGGGAGATTAGTTCAAGATATAAAGTGCAGTATTAATGTTAAAGTTGAGAATGGCAGTGTTATTGTTGATCGAGTTTTTAATGATAAAAAAGCAAAGGCTTACCATGGCCTTTACAGAAGTTTAATTTTTAACATGGTGAAAGGAGTGACTGAAGGATTTTCCAAGTCTCTTACTATAAATGGTATAGGGTATAGGGTAGAGCAACAAGGCAATAGCCTTTTTTTAAGCCTTGGTTATTCAACTCAGTTTGAATATGTTATTCCAGATGGTATTAGTGTAAAGCTTGACGGAAATACTAAAATTTCTGTTGAAGGAATAGACAAGTTTAAGGTTGGTCAGGTTGCTGCTGAGATTAGAAGTTTAAAAAAACCAGAGCCATATAAAGGAAAGGGCATTAAGTATGATAATGAAGTTATTAGAAGAAAAGTTGGAAAGTCTGGTGTGAAAAAATAA
- the rplR gene encoding 50S ribosomal protein L18 yields MKKIKEAEQRRLKRKKRIKDKLGRGVASRPRITIFKSNRYFYAQVIDDSKGHTIVSISTIEKSLNLGKNIDDVKKLGEVLAKRLKEKNINNLIFDRNGYKYHGLIASFATSLREFGVNI; encoded by the coding sequence ATGAAAAAAATAAAAGAAGCAGAACAGAGAAGGCTTAAACGTAAAAAAAGAATAAAGGACAAACTAGGGCGCGGTGTAGCTAGTAGGCCACGAATTACCATATTTAAATCTAATAGGTATTTTTATGCGCAAGTTATAGATGATAGTAAGGGACATACTATTGTAAGTATTTCTACTATTGAAAAAAGTCTTAATTTAGGCAAAAATATTGATGATGTAAAAAAACTTGGAGAAGTTCTTGCTAAAAGGCTTAAGGAGAAGAATATAAATAATCTTATTTTTGACAGAAATGGTTATAAGTATCATGGACTTATTGCAAGTTTTGCAACTTCTTTGAGAGAGTTTGGTGTTAATATTTAA
- the rpsE gene encoding 30S ribosomal protein S5 — translation MVDVQAQRKHIEKLISLNRVTKVVKGGRRFSFAAFMVVGDGEGHVGWGFGKANDASDAIKKSLTSARKNLRFVPIRKGTLPHEVVGCFKKAKVLIKPATHGTGVIAGGPVRAVMEALGVHDILSKSLGSNNSMNVVKATFRAFDLVLNAEKVAEMRGKTLKTLWG, via the coding sequence ATGGTAGATGTTCAGGCTCAGAGAAAGCATATAGAAAAATTAATATCACTTAACAGAGTTACTAAGGTTGTTAAGGGCGGGAGAAGATTCTCTTTTGCTGCTTTCATGGTTGTTGGAGATGGGGAAGGGCATGTTGGTTGGGGCTTTGGCAAAGCTAATGACGCTAGTGATGCAATAAAAAAAAGCTTAACAAGTGCTAGGAAAAATTTAAGATTTGTTCCTATTCGAAAAGGAACATTGCCACATGAGGTTGTTGGTTGCTTTAAAAAAGCTAAAGTTTTAATCAAACCGGCTACTCATGGTACTGGTGTTATTGCAGGGGGTCCTGTACGTGCTGTAATGGAGGCTTTGGGAGTGCATGATATTTTGAGCAAATCTCTTGGTTCTAATAATTCTATGAATGTAGTAAAGGCAACTTTTAGGGCATTTGATTTGGTTTTGAATGCTGAAAAAGTGGCAGAAATGCGAGGAAAAACTTTGAAAACTTTATGGGGTTAA
- the rpmD gene encoding 50S ribosomal protein L30 produces the protein MIKRKLRLQLKKARFNASRSRAKNKCFIRRMENNRKIISKNNINVQVFLVRSLIGKLNRKVKVLKALGLNKIGDKKVHFLNESIKGMLNKTINMILLSEVM, from the coding sequence ATGATTAAAAGGAAATTAAGATTACAACTAAAGAAAGCTAGGTTTAATGCGTCAAGGTCTAGGGCTAAAAATAAATGTTTTATTAGAAGAATGGAAAATAATAGAAAAATTATTTCTAAAAATAATATTAATGTGCAAGTTTTTCTTGTAAGAAGTCTTATTGGGAAATTAAATAGAAAGGTCAAAGTTTTAAAAGCATTAGGTTTGAATAAAATAGGCGATAAAAAGGTTCATTTTTTAAATGAATCTATTAAGGGCATGCTTAACAAGACTATTAATATGATTTTATTAAGCGAGGTAATGTAA
- the rplO gene encoding 50S ribosomal protein L15, protein MFNLLKPKGASKRRKIVGRGPGSGLGKTSGRGQKGQKARNTSPRLGFEGGQTPLYRRLPRKGFSNSDYKLGYAIVNLGDVDKKFKDGQVVNYHTLLENKLIKKKNKKIKILSNGKLTKKVSFEVSKISKSAENLVIKIGCTIKLV, encoded by the coding sequence TTGTTTAACCTGTTAAAGCCCAAGGGAGCGAGCAAGCGACGTAAAATTGTTGGAAGAGGTCCAGGTTCAGGACTTGGTAAAACTTCTGGGAGAGGTCAAAAAGGTCAAAAAGCAAGAAATACTTCACCAAGGCTTGGGTTTGAAGGTGGGCAGACTCCTCTTTATAGAAGATTACCGAGGAAAGGTTTTTCTAATAGTGATTATAAATTGGGATATGCAATTGTTAATCTTGGAGATGTAGATAAAAAATTTAAGGATGGACAAGTTGTTAATTATCATACTTTGCTTGAAAATAAACTTATAAAAAAGAAAAATAAAAAAATTAAGATTTTGTCCAATGGTAAACTTACAAAAAAAGTTTCCTTTGAGGTTTCTAAAATTTCAAAATCGGCTGAAAACCTTGTAATAAAGATTGGCTGTACTATCAAATTAGTTTAA